From Zhongshania aliphaticivorans, one genomic window encodes:
- a CDS encoding glutathione peroxidase, producing the protein MTTLYDFEIRSLQGKELNLSSYKGKVVLVVNTASKCGLTPQYEGLQALYEKYKDQGLVILGAPCNQFANQEPGDAGAIEGSCLVNYGVSFPITEKIDVNGKNAHPLFAYLKKAAPGTLSNAVKWNFTKFLVGKDGQAIKRFAPTTKPESIVADIEAALAA; encoded by the coding sequence ATGACTACGCTATACGATTTTGAAATTCGTAGCTTGCAAGGTAAGGAGCTTAATTTGTCTTCCTATAAGGGTAAGGTAGTGTTGGTGGTGAATACCGCAAGCAAATGTGGCCTTACACCGCAATATGAAGGTCTGCAGGCGCTTTACGAAAAATACAAAGACCAAGGTCTCGTTATACTGGGTGCGCCGTGTAATCAGTTTGCCAATCAAGAGCCCGGCGATGCAGGTGCGATTGAAGGTAGTTGTTTAGTGAATTACGGTGTCAGCTTTCCAATCACGGAAAAAATCGACGTTAACGGTAAAAATGCCCACCCCTTGTTTGCCTATTTGAAAAAGGCGGCACCGGGCACCTTGAGTAATGCAGTGAAATGGAATTTCACAAAGTTTTTGGTTGGTAAAGATGGTCAGGCGATAAAGCGTTTTGCACCAACCACTAAACCGGAAAGTATTGTTGCTGATATCGAAGCCGCGCTAGCTGCATGA
- a CDS encoding response regulator encodes MDELANVDTAEQKPRILFVDDEPRILVALKALFRKDYDVVTANSGAAALDILRDGDVDVVVSDQRMPEMTGVEVLRSAKDIRPRAIRVLLTGYSDLSAILSAINDGEIFRFINKPWSNVDLRQTIAAAVKASAIEHVELAAEEDINEKVYIPGVDDVGTLILDDDEATRDTLQRVLGRERAVYSARNLDEGLEQLEKHKIGVIITELTVGGEVVTDLLSALRQHHPSLVAIVLTGQSDAEQGIDLINRGQIYRFLSKPISEGLLRGSVNLAMRRYEILQKNPAQTLRIAAEAAPPPVNDTRGVFKRIGRLFGLTA; translated from the coding sequence ATGGATGAATTGGCAAATGTGGACACTGCGGAACAAAAGCCGCGTATCTTATTCGTTGATGATGAACCGCGCATTTTGGTCGCGTTAAAGGCTTTGTTTCGTAAAGATTACGATGTTGTGACAGCGAATTCTGGTGCCGCTGCGCTGGACATTCTCCGCGATGGAGATGTCGATGTTGTGGTGAGTGACCAGCGGATGCCGGAGATGACCGGTGTTGAGGTGTTGCGCTCAGCTAAGGACATTCGCCCCCGTGCGATCCGGGTTTTGCTTACCGGCTACTCTGATTTAAGTGCTATTTTGTCGGCGATTAATGACGGTGAAATTTTCCGCTTTATTAATAAACCTTGGTCTAATGTTGATTTGCGCCAAACTATCGCGGCGGCGGTCAAGGCGTCAGCCATCGAACATGTTGAGTTGGCGGCTGAAGAGGATATTAACGAGAAGGTTTACATTCCGGGTGTTGACGACGTTGGCACCTTGATTTTAGATGATGATGAAGCGACTCGCGATACCTTGCAGCGAGTGCTTGGTCGAGAGCGAGCAGTGTACTCTGCTAGAAATCTCGATGAAGGTCTTGAGCAGCTTGAAAAACATAAGATAGGCGTGATCATTACGGAGCTCACCGTGGGCGGCGAGGTCGTTACCGACTTGCTTAGTGCACTTCGGCAACATCATCCGAGCTTAGTCGCGATCGTGTTAACTGGGCAGTCTGATGCCGAGCAGGGTATTGACCTGATAAATCGCGGGCAAATTTATCGTTTTTTAAGCAAGCCAATTAGCGAGGGTCTATTGCGTGGCAGTGTTAATTTAGCCATGCGTCGCTATGAAATATTGCAAAAAAATCCGGCCCAAACATTACGTATTGCCGCAGAGGCGGCGCCACCGCCAGTAAATGATACTCGTGGAGTATTTAAGCGGATCGGCCGTTTGTTTGGTTTGACAGCATAG
- a CDS encoding alkaline phosphatase D family protein, translating into MTAFLRKFIILVVVCTAPSLVLAYSLTNTLKKGSIAFGSCLQQWQSQPVWQSVIAQKPQAFVFLGDNVYSDVGPYRNVALPDRINQAYKDLAKVEELRRFGMEKNIDVFATWDDNDYGLNDGGAEFTYQTESRAYFADFFGLELDRIGDLDQRGIYHSRYRDIGGLRVQFLMLDTRSHRSPLKTSDQKSACSPTGIIPNTDDDATILGEEQWRWLAGEFKKPADLRIIASSIQVLPTEHCFEKWANFPNERQRLFELIKSSAVSGVVIISGDRHLAEISKLDGALGYPLYEITASGLNSALGANSPAAKEPNVLRTSAKNVLTDNFGSIQIERGGDDAVLQFQIHDVQGEVLDEVELLLSVLKPGA; encoded by the coding sequence ATGACGGCGTTTTTACGAAAGTTTATTATTCTGGTTGTGGTGTGTACCGCTCCGTCTCTGGTGTTGGCTTACTCACTGACAAATACACTTAAAAAAGGCAGTATTGCTTTTGGTTCCTGTCTTCAGCAATGGCAATCTCAGCCTGTTTGGCAATCGGTGATTGCTCAAAAGCCCCAAGCTTTTGTGTTTCTTGGTGACAATGTGTATAGCGACGTCGGCCCTTATCGTAATGTGGCGTTACCAGATCGTATCAATCAAGCTTATAAGGACTTAGCTAAGGTCGAAGAGTTGCGGCGGTTTGGTATGGAAAAGAATATTGATGTGTTCGCAACATGGGATGACAATGATTACGGGCTTAACGATGGCGGTGCTGAATTTACTTATCAAACAGAGTCTCGGGCGTATTTCGCCGACTTTTTTGGCCTGGAGCTAGATCGCATTGGCGATTTGGATCAGCGCGGTATTTACCATTCTCGGTATCGTGATATTGGTGGGCTTAGGGTTCAGTTTTTAATGCTCGATACCCGCAGTCACCGTAGTCCCTTGAAGACAAGCGATCAGAAATCCGCTTGTAGCCCGACCGGAATCATACCGAATACTGATGACGACGCGACGATTCTAGGTGAAGAGCAATGGCGGTGGTTGGCTGGCGAGTTTAAAAAGCCAGCAGATCTGCGGATTATAGCCAGTAGTATTCAGGTCTTGCCTACTGAGCATTGCTTTGAGAAGTGGGCTAATTTTCCCAATGAGCGGCAGCGGCTTTTCGAACTGATCAAAAGTAGTGCGGTTAGCGGTGTAGTTATCATCAGTGGCGACCGACATTTGGCAGAAATATCGAAATTAGATGGCGCGCTGGGCTACCCGCTGTATGAGATTACTGCCAGTGGTTTGAATTCTGCGCTTGGCGCCAATAGCCCTGCGGCAAAAGAGCCTAATGTGTTGCGCACCTCGGCCAAAAATGTGCTGACTGATAATTTTGGTAGTATCCAGATAGAGCGGGGTGGTGACGATGCGGTTTTGCAATTTCAAATTCACGATGTGCAGGGCGAGGTACTGGACGAGGTTGAGTTATTATTGAGCGTTCTTAAGCCTGGAGCTTGA
- a CDS encoding tyrosine-protein phosphatase, whose translation MSTVSPDVNTRRLSLEGAPNVRDLGGYQTRDGGTTRWRKLLRGGRLSNLSDLDQRLLNDFEIKVICDFRNAHEYQLDMTKLSAQSAAVIHNLSISPGNQHDIIEISNIGAGQMATWMTQINRELALNHCQTYRKMFELLLNLDDGAFMFHCSAGKDRTGFAAALILSALDVPRNIVMEDYLLTSQYYPPAGELEYLTNKYAADKPDVDPDLFATLTSTRPEFLEAAFAAIDENFNSMDEYLEQALGLSPQKREHLKRQYVE comes from the coding sequence ATGTCCACCGTATCACCAGACGTCAATACCCGTAGGCTCTCCCTAGAAGGTGCTCCCAACGTGCGCGACCTAGGTGGCTACCAAACTCGTGACGGTGGAACAACACGCTGGCGAAAGCTGTTACGGGGAGGCCGACTCTCCAATTTAAGCGACCTCGATCAACGCTTATTAAATGACTTTGAAATTAAAGTCATTTGCGACTTTCGGAATGCCCATGAGTACCAGCTAGACATGACTAAACTCAGTGCACAGTCCGCAGCAGTAATACACAACCTCAGTATCAGCCCTGGCAATCAGCACGACATCATCGAGATCAGCAACATTGGCGCCGGTCAAATGGCGACATGGATGACCCAAATAAATCGCGAGCTAGCGCTTAATCACTGCCAAACCTATCGCAAAATGTTTGAGTTATTACTAAACCTAGATGACGGCGCCTTTATGTTCCACTGCTCCGCAGGCAAAGACCGCACTGGATTTGCTGCAGCACTCATTCTGTCTGCCCTTGATGTTCCCCGTAATATCGTTATGGAAGACTATCTTCTCACGAGTCAATATTACCCCCCAGCAGGTGAACTTGAGTACCTCACTAACAAATACGCCGCTGACAAGCCTGATGTAGACCCAGACCTTTTTGCAACGCTTACCTCTACCCGGCCCGAGTTTCTCGAGGCCGCGTTCGCCGCCATTGATGAAAATTTTAATTCAATGGATGAATATTTAGAGCAAGCCCTTGGCTTAAGCCCCCAAAAACGTGAACATTTAAAACGGCAATATGTAGAATAA
- a CDS encoding energy transducer TonB, which yields MMEAAASPRKTGFGQSAESVIAISLLGVCAAAGLAAFLSSGGEQSITRTAASEAATFELTAAQSGEALQSEEQAVLAEWQRRLDGEFSQHEQSKLQQQQLATLQEQSAALAMAQAAAEAAARAAEAAEARARNAEKERQQAIASARQKEAPAKASPIGGVSTKEDVKPAVVSRRAASIDWDSCARPQYPDESVRLGQQGTVTMEFSLDALGVVQDGRIIETSGTRRLDYRALSALSKCKFEPELVNGKAVESLTQLRFTWKLTR from the coding sequence ATGATGGAAGCAGCGGCATCGCCAAGAAAGACCGGGTTTGGACAGTCAGCTGAATCTGTAATTGCGATTTCTTTATTGGGTGTTTGTGCGGCGGCGGGTTTAGCGGCGTTTTTGTCGTCGGGTGGCGAGCAAAGTATAACGAGAACTGCTGCGAGTGAAGCGGCGACCTTTGAGCTCACCGCTGCCCAGAGTGGTGAGGCGCTGCAATCGGAGGAGCAAGCTGTGCTCGCTGAATGGCAGCGTCGACTGGACGGCGAGTTTAGTCAACATGAGCAGAGTAAGCTTCAGCAGCAGCAATTAGCCACCTTGCAAGAGCAGTCTGCTGCATTGGCAATGGCTCAGGCTGCAGCGGAGGCTGCAGCCCGAGCTGCGGAAGCCGCGGAGGCGCGGGCCAGAAATGCTGAAAAGGAACGTCAGCAGGCAATTGCGTCGGCCCGCCAAAAAGAAGCCCCGGCTAAGGCGTCGCCTATTGGCGGAGTGTCGACTAAAGAAGACGTTAAGCCTGCGGTTGTTAGTCGCCGCGCCGCGTCAATTGATTGGGATAGCTGTGCTAGGCCGCAGTACCCTGATGAATCTGTGCGGCTAGGACAGCAGGGTACCGTTACTATGGAGTTTTCACTTGATGCCTTGGGCGTTGTGCAAGACGGCCGGATTATTGAAACCAGTGGTACACGCCGTTTGGATTATCGCGCCTTGTCGGCCTTGTCTAAATGTAAGTTTGAACCCGAGTTAGTTAACGGTAAAGCGGTTGAGTCTTTAACCCAGCTTCGTTTTACGTGGAAGCTTACGCGCTAA
- a CDS encoding ATP-binding protein, translating to MLDQNKTAGIKRRAGGFTLQRLLVVLAVSLALGLIVFLLWKMLRNPLETGLHVIRLEQIDSAAKADVELNQQILRARLALESGARELELARDRFDVAQSSLSSGKAGLSDLSRDINQSLQIYRTQAGDKLTLLNDYSARLARLAQYFSVMRVAGISVLNAPAVNSSESLRKRIMTLLQEATAYSLQSSPENAFVIDELAAEVSEAAEQLDNDAARGALGHLLETVSLLRSSRDDLQKLISQFDAIETGTALQNLQLAYENHFQGLQDTARRYRQTLAVYAVALLLAFGLIALRLRSSFSALDNANNELQDTNSNLEQIVNKRTQALSKALDDLKMQQGQLIQSEKMASLGQMVAGVAHEINTPLGYASSNVEIIRESLQGMGQEVDAESLEEFDVLLADVEYGLNQISELVMSLKDFSRVDRSQSQLFDLNAGIDTALKICNNQLKDGINIERNFAELPEISCAPSQLNQVFLNLINNAAQAMDGRGLIQITTRQVDAYVEVAIRDNGSGMDEDTRAHIFEPFFTTKAVGKGTGLGLSIVFRIIEDHGGTIQVESELGKGTEFVVRLPIKKIGKAADVSPANDVVLLGE from the coding sequence ATGTTAGATCAAAACAAGACGGCAGGAATAAAAAGACGAGCGGGTGGATTTACGCTGCAACGTCTACTTGTGGTATTGGCTGTATCTTTGGCCCTGGGTTTGATTGTCTTTTTGCTATGGAAGATGCTGCGCAACCCCCTAGAGACTGGGCTCCATGTTATCCGCTTAGAGCAAATAGACAGCGCCGCTAAAGCTGACGTTGAGCTTAATCAGCAGATATTGCGAGCGCGATTAGCGCTTGAATCTGGCGCTAGAGAGCTTGAGCTGGCGCGAGATCGATTTGATGTCGCGCAGAGTTCCTTAAGCAGTGGTAAGGCAGGCTTAAGTGATTTGAGCCGGGATATTAACCAATCTTTACAAATATATCGAACCCAAGCGGGCGATAAATTGACGTTGCTGAATGATTATTCGGCGCGGTTGGCACGCTTGGCGCAGTATTTTTCGGTGATGCGTGTGGCGGGTATTTCGGTGCTGAATGCGCCAGCGGTGAATAGTTCAGAGTCGCTTCGTAAACGTATAATGACGTTGCTTCAAGAGGCCACAGCCTACAGTTTGCAGTCCTCACCAGAGAATGCGTTTGTTATTGATGAGCTGGCGGCCGAGGTCAGCGAGGCTGCGGAACAGCTTGATAATGATGCTGCGCGGGGTGCCTTAGGCCACCTCCTTGAAACGGTAAGTTTACTGCGCAGCAGTCGCGATGATTTACAGAAACTAATTAGCCAGTTTGACGCAATCGAGACCGGAACCGCTTTACAGAATTTACAATTGGCGTACGAAAATCATTTTCAGGGCCTGCAAGACACCGCCCGTCGCTATCGTCAAACCCTTGCGGTATATGCGGTTGCCCTGTTGTTAGCATTCGGGCTGATCGCGCTACGCTTGCGTTCAAGCTTCTCGGCTTTGGACAATGCGAACAATGAATTGCAGGATACCAATAGTAATCTAGAGCAAATTGTAAATAAGCGAACTCAGGCACTTAGCAAGGCCTTAGATGATTTGAAAATGCAGCAAGGCCAGCTTATTCAGTCTGAAAAAATGGCCTCGCTCGGGCAAATGGTTGCGGGGGTTGCCCACGAAATCAATACGCCGCTGGGTTATGCCAGTAGCAATGTGGAGATTATTCGAGAGTCTCTGCAGGGTATGGGGCAAGAAGTCGATGCGGAAAGCCTCGAAGAGTTTGATGTATTGCTGGCTGACGTAGAGTATGGCCTGAATCAAATTTCAGAATTGGTGATGAGCCTCAAGGACTTCAGTCGTGTTGATCGCTCTCAATCGCAACTGTTTGATCTGAACGCAGGCATTGATACAGCACTTAAAATTTGTAATAACCAGCTTAAAGATGGCATCAATATCGAGCGAAATTTCGCTGAGCTACCTGAGATAAGCTGTGCACCCTCGCAATTAAACCAAGTTTTTCTTAATCTTATTAATAATGCTGCGCAAGCCATGGATGGCCGAGGTTTGATCCAAATTACCACGCGTCAAGTCGATGCTTATGTCGAGGTTGCTATTAGAGATAATGGCAGCGGTATGGATGAGGATACGCGTGCGCATATATTCGAGCCGTTTTTTACGACCAAAGCCGTGGGCAAGGGCACAGGTTTAGGTTTGTCGATTGTATTCCGAATTATTGAAGATCACGGTGGCACTATCCAAGTTGAGTCTGAGCTTGGTAAAGGCACCGAGTTTGTGGTTCGACTGCCGATAAAGAAAATTGGGAAAGCGGCAGATGTTTCGCCTGCGAATGACGTGGTTCTGCTTGGAGAATAA
- a CDS encoding flagellar hook-length control protein FliK produces MVIINPSNATQPAAFNRPAGPAPILPTDKVLNTVVMGQRADHLYELASGNLRLMAESQTALRRGEQLLLQVTGKDALQRPTLQVINTSPSAINPLLKAMLPQQQGINQLLANINQLISSPASNAALSKASTEFLGTLPSRQQVSNPAGLLNAIQSSGFFMEGNLAAGIAPPGDLKAALLRLAQKLENLRLSNVASPPENASKSAKLSQDYSGLARGTGAKLDSSLVTSGQTSPNQPLNNQKMNIGPSATYNRPISNSDLPGVLRSQPRLAPELGEAKLSQEALVKQLLQDSHGAIARLQSHQLLHLQQKDPQQNQYLIELPVLDDDGIDVWQLQLQWQRSREEQGHPHEKTKPDIEQYQRRWQINLNFELPGLGAINTLVSQHGKQVTISFNTQSQATRTLIDTHQYELSQRLAEQGLLDTEIQTHTGISPAAGSPLISQSLLEDQA; encoded by the coding sequence ATGGTCATTATCAATCCGAGCAATGCAACTCAGCCGGCGGCATTTAATCGCCCCGCTGGGCCAGCACCAATATTACCGACAGACAAGGTGCTCAACACTGTTGTCATGGGGCAGCGCGCGGACCATCTTTATGAACTTGCTTCAGGTAATCTGCGACTAATGGCAGAAAGCCAGACCGCGCTGCGCCGCGGTGAGCAGCTATTGCTGCAGGTAACCGGCAAAGATGCCCTGCAGCGCCCGACCCTCCAAGTCATCAACACCAGCCCCAGCGCCATTAACCCCCTGCTAAAAGCAATGCTGCCTCAACAGCAGGGCATTAATCAGTTACTCGCCAACATAAATCAGCTAATTAGCAGCCCTGCTAGCAACGCAGCGCTCAGTAAAGCCAGTACCGAATTCCTCGGCACACTACCGTCACGCCAGCAAGTGTCCAACCCCGCTGGCCTCCTAAATGCGATCCAAAGCAGTGGCTTTTTTATGGAAGGCAATCTCGCTGCCGGCATAGCACCCCCAGGCGACCTAAAAGCCGCCCTACTAAGACTCGCACAAAAGCTAGAGAACTTACGTTTGAGCAACGTGGCAAGCCCGCCAGAGAACGCAAGCAAATCTGCCAAGCTTAGCCAAGACTACAGTGGATTAGCACGGGGTACCGGCGCAAAACTCGACTCGTCGCTAGTAACAAGCGGCCAAACAAGCCCGAACCAACCCCTAAATAACCAAAAAATGAATATTGGTCCAAGCGCTACCTACAACAGACCAATCTCTAATAGCGATTTGCCCGGCGTATTGCGTTCACAACCCCGGCTTGCACCCGAGCTAGGGGAGGCAAAGCTCAGCCAAGAAGCATTAGTAAAACAACTACTACAAGATAGCCACGGTGCAATTGCCAGACTGCAATCCCATCAACTGCTCCACCTACAGCAAAAGGATCCTCAGCAAAACCAATACCTAATTGAACTGCCTGTTTTAGATGACGACGGCATCGACGTCTGGCAACTTCAACTACAATGGCAACGTTCACGCGAAGAACAGGGGCATCCACATGAAAAAACCAAGCCCGATATCGAGCAATACCAGCGACGCTGGCAAATTAATTTAAACTTTGAGTTACCCGGCTTAGGTGCCATCAACACCCTTGTAAGTCAGCACGGCAAGCAAGTAACAATAAGCTTTAACACCCAAAGTCAGGCCACCCGCACGCTGATTGACACACACCAGTATGAACTGAGCCAGCGACTGGCTGAGCAAGGTCTCCTCGACACTGAAATTCAAACTCACACAGGAATTAGCCCAGCGGCGGGTTCACCGCTCATTAGCCAATCACTATTGGAAGACCAAGCATGA
- a CDS encoding MerR family transcriptional regulator: MLEPSHNDELPPIPGKRYFTIGEVSELCCVKPHVLRYWEQEFPQLTPVKRRGNRRYYQHQDVLMIRQIRSFLYEEGYTIGGARQRMSGEVAKEESSQARQVIRQMLGELEEVAKLLKR, from the coding sequence ATGCTGGAACCAAGTCATAACGACGAATTACCGCCTATACCAGGTAAGCGCTATTTCACTATTGGTGAAGTCAGTGAACTGTGCTGTGTAAAACCTCATGTTCTTCGTTATTGGGAGCAGGAATTCCCGCAGCTAACACCGGTAAAACGGCGCGGCAATCGCCGCTATTATCAGCATCAAGATGTGTTGATGATTCGCCAGATTCGCAGCTTCTTATACGAAGAGGGCTACACCATTGGTGGTGCCCGGCAGCGCATGTCTGGTGAAGTTGCTAAAGAAGAATCCTCACAGGCGCGGCAAGTTATTCGGCAAATGCTCGGTGAATTAGAAGAAGTCGCAAAACTTCTCAAAAGATAG
- a CDS encoding ISL3 family transposase, with amino-acid sequence MSHAGRIIGIPGLEIERVVRRKGIEVWAKPVHRPPCKHCQGNGLRIKATHLRTVKHTRQGNQVMTLHLRVPKYHCQECKRYFRHAFTGIRPRFRASEAYRLEVFEAHDGGVTQRKLSRTHQISPATVERWYQHHIKQKRSEGDRRYCPRVLGIDEHFFTRKKGYATTLTDLKNHKVFDVQLGRSELSLRRYLKALEGRERVQVVVMDLSETYRSIARRYFPNAAIVADRFHVVRLINQHFLSVWKQHDPEGRKNRGLISLMRRHQWNLRDEQHANLMQYLAEYPVLQALYVAKQRLIRFVLLKTLTRKKASIKLPVFMKLLDELAESPLRALANTLRSWLKPIVAMWRFSKSNGITEGFHNKMEMMTRRAYGFRNFENYRMRVLAHCGWDGVINRV; translated from the coding sequence ATGTCCCACGCAGGAAGAATTATAGGCATACCTGGCCTTGAGATTGAACGGGTAGTCCGCAGGAAAGGGATCGAAGTCTGGGCAAAGCCTGTGCACAGGCCGCCTTGTAAGCATTGTCAGGGCAATGGCCTGAGGATTAAAGCCACGCATCTCAGGACGGTGAAGCACACTCGTCAGGGGAATCAAGTGATGACCTTGCACCTTCGAGTACCCAAGTACCATTGCCAGGAGTGTAAGCGCTATTTTCGTCACGCCTTTACCGGTATTCGTCCGCGTTTTCGCGCTTCAGAAGCCTATCGACTGGAAGTGTTCGAAGCCCACGATGGCGGTGTAACGCAGCGCAAGTTGTCTCGAACCCATCAAATCAGCCCAGCGACGGTAGAGCGTTGGTATCAGCACCATATTAAGCAAAAGCGTTCCGAGGGGGATCGCCGATATTGCCCTCGCGTATTAGGGATAGATGAGCATTTCTTTACCCGTAAAAAGGGTTATGCGACCACGCTTACCGACCTCAAGAATCACAAAGTGTTTGATGTCCAACTAGGACGATCAGAATTGAGTTTGCGCCGCTATTTAAAGGCCCTTGAGGGACGAGAGCGCGTTCAGGTTGTGGTGATGGATCTCTCGGAAACGTACCGCAGCATTGCCCGCCGCTACTTTCCCAATGCCGCGATCGTGGCTGACCGATTCCATGTGGTCAGGCTTATTAACCAGCACTTTTTAAGTGTCTGGAAGCAGCATGATCCTGAGGGCAGAAAGAACCGCGGTTTGATCAGTTTAATGCGTCGCCATCAATGGAATTTGCGGGATGAGCAGCACGCCAACCTTATGCAGTATTTGGCTGAGTACCCAGTGCTGCAAGCACTGTATGTGGCCAAGCAACGATTAATCCGATTTGTGTTGCTCAAGACCCTGACGCGCAAGAAAGCCAGCATCAAGTTGCCGGTATTCATGAAATTGCTTGATGAGCTAGCTGAGAGCCCGCTACGAGCGCTAGCTAACACATTGCGCTCCTGGTTGAAGCCCATTGTGGCCATGTGGCGATTTAGTAAAAGTAACGGAATAACTGAGGGCTTCCACAACAAAATGGAAATGATGACACGACGAGCGTATGGTTTTAGAAACTTTGAAAATTACAGGATGAGAGTGCTGGCCCACTGCGGGTGGGACGGAGTGATTAACAGGGTTTGA
- a CDS encoding beta-ketoacyl-ACP synthase III: protein MSSSVVISGVGLWTPTHSISNEELVSSYNAWAEHFNLENQVAIESGDLEAKPLSSADFIEKVSGIKSRYIYSKEGTLDITRMRPILEVRSDEQVSHQAEMAIAAATAALKAANKTAADIDMVIVSCAYTQRSYPAIAIEVQAALGIQGFGFDMLVACSAATFGLERAVDAIKAGSSKGVLVINPELTSPQVNYMDRDSHFIFGDVATAVVVESSATCQSAHAFDVLGTKSVTSYSNNIRSNFGYVTRTTDEDPYSADKLFHQNGRKVFKEVCPMAADHIESHLQSHGIQVSELKRWWLHQANINMNLLISRRLLGRDATLEEAPIVLDEYANTASAGSIIAFAKHHEDLSAGDIGVICSFGAGYSIGSLILRKR, encoded by the coding sequence ATGAGCTCCTCTGTTGTCATTAGCGGGGTCGGCCTGTGGACTCCAACACATAGCATTAGCAATGAGGAGCTCGTAAGCAGCTACAACGCCTGGGCGGAACACTTCAATCTAGAAAATCAGGTCGCCATTGAATCAGGAGATCTAGAAGCAAAGCCGCTGTCTAGCGCCGATTTCATTGAAAAAGTGTCTGGAATTAAAAGTCGCTACATATATTCAAAAGAAGGGACTTTAGATATAACACGTATGCGTCCGATACTTGAGGTACGCAGTGACGAGCAAGTGTCCCACCAAGCAGAAATGGCGATCGCTGCAGCCACAGCAGCGCTGAAGGCCGCGAATAAAACCGCCGCCGATATTGACATGGTTATAGTGTCTTGCGCTTATACCCAGCGCTCCTATCCCGCTATCGCGATTGAAGTGCAAGCGGCCTTAGGCATCCAGGGATTTGGCTTCGATATGCTAGTCGCATGCTCGGCTGCGACATTTGGCTTAGAGCGCGCCGTAGACGCAATAAAAGCAGGCAGTTCAAAAGGTGTACTGGTCATCAATCCTGAACTCACCTCTCCCCAAGTCAATTATATGGACAGAGACTCCCACTTCATCTTTGGCGATGTAGCGACCGCTGTCGTGGTAGAAAGCAGCGCAACTTGTCAGTCTGCTCACGCCTTTGACGTCCTCGGCACCAAAAGTGTCACCTCTTACTCAAATAATATTCGCTCTAACTTCGGCTATGTTACCCGTACAACAGATGAAGATCCTTACTCAGCAGACAAGCTATTTCATCAAAACGGTCGCAAAGTGTTTAAAGAAGTCTGCCCAATGGCTGCCGATCACATTGAAAGCCATTTGCAGAGCCACGGAATCCAGGTTTCGGAATTGAAACGTTGGTGGCTACACCAGGCCAACATCAATATGAACCTGCTAATCAGCAGGCGTTTACTCGGCCGTGACGCCACGCTTGAAGAAGCGCCCATTGTCCTTGATGAATATGCAAATACCGCCTCGGCAGGATCTATTATTGCGTTTGCCAAGCATCACGAAGACTTAAGCGCAGGTGATATTGGGGTAATTTGCTCCTTTGGCGCCGGTTACTCTATTGGCAGTTTAATTCTTCGCAAACGGTAA
- a CDS encoding EscU/YscU/HrcU family type III secretion system export apparatus switch protein, with amino-acid sequence MTNTPGEIAVSLHYDGLNAPTVSAKGEGELARQILMIATEHDIPIYRNQQLLQLLSHVELESEIPRELYIAVAEIIAFAYRLKNKTPDSAEQDAKDTATTTPKD; translated from the coding sequence ATGACAAATACGCCTGGCGAAATTGCGGTCTCCTTGCACTACGATGGCCTTAATGCACCCACTGTTAGCGCCAAAGGCGAAGGTGAGCTCGCGCGGCAAATACTAATGATTGCCACTGAGCACGATATACCAATATACCGCAACCAGCAGCTTCTCCAACTTCTCAGCCACGTAGAGCTTGAGAGCGAAATTCCCCGAGAACTCTATATTGCTGTTGCCGAAATCATTGCCTTTGCCTACCGGCTAAAAAACAAAACACCCGACAGCGCCGAGCAAGACGCCAAAGACACCGCAACCACTACGCCAAAAGACTAG
- the ihfA gene encoding integration host factor subunit alpha, with protein sequence MTSLTKAEMAERLYEELGFNKREAKELVELFFEQIRLCLENNEQVKISGFGNFDLRDKSQRPGRNPKTGEEIPISARRVVTFRPGQKLKSRVEDYAGTKS encoded by the coding sequence ATGACGTCCCTCACTAAAGCAGAAATGGCCGAACGGTTATACGAAGAGCTAGGCTTTAATAAGCGTGAGGCGAAGGAGCTCGTGGAGTTGTTTTTTGAGCAGATTCGCCTCTGTTTGGAGAATAACGAGCAGGTGAAGATTTCCGGTTTCGGTAATTTTGACCTCCGTGACAAAAGTCAGCGCCCCGGGCGTAACCCCAAAACGGGAGAGGAGATTCCAATCTCTGCTCGTCGCGTGGTGACATTTAGGCCCGGCCAAAAATTAAAATCCAGGGTAGAGGACTATGCTGGAACCAAGTCATAA